The following is a genomic window from Geobacillus subterraneus.
GCAATGATCGGGTTTTTTGCCGTTTACACGTGCGCTGTCACGTTCATCCGCCGGAAAATCGATGCCACGATCGGATAGACGATGACCATCGCTACTGTGTTCAATGCCGCGGCTGGCAGCACAACGGTGACAAACAGCGCCGAAAACGCCGTTCCGCCCGGCAACCCGACGAGCAGGAGCGCCGCCGTCAAAAATACCGCGCCGGAGATGACGGTGCCGACAGCCGTCAACACCGCGGCCCCGACAACTGTTTGGCTATATTTTTTCAGCAAGGTCACTAGGGCAAACACAACAAAGGCAGTGATGATTTTATCGATTACATTAGGCAGCTGACCGCCTGGGAACGTCGTCGTCATGGCGGAAATCAAGCCGGTGGCGACACCGACAAGGCCGGCCGCTTTGGCGCTTGGAAACAACAAAATCGCCAAAAACATCATCGCCAGCATCATATCCGGCTTCATGCCGGCAAACAGCCCGGGAATGACCGCGTGCAACACAGCTCCAATTCCGACTAACAGCGCCATCGATACTAATGTTCTCACATTCATGCTCATCTCTCCTCATCTCTCCTCATCTATTCTCCTGCTTGAGAATGTTTCTATCATTATATCACTTTGCCGTGTAAAAGTGAAGAAGAAATTTTCAGGCAAAACGACGGCGGAAGTCGTTCATAAACGATGCGAGCGCCTCGCACGCCTCAAGCGGCACCGCGTTGTAAATCGACGCCCGGCAGCCGCCGACCGACCGATGTCCACCGAGCCCGATAAAGCCCCGCTCTTTCGCCTCAACAAGGAACGCCTTCGTCAGTTCTTCGCTCGGCAGCGTGAACGTGACGTTCATGAGCGAGCGGCTTCCTTTTTCTGCATGTGGTCTGTAAAAGCCGCCGCTTTCGTCAATGGCCTCATACAGCACGGCCGCTTTTTGCCGGTTGCGCGCTTCGATCGCCGTCACGCCGCCCTGTTCTTCAACCCATTCGAGCACGAGCGACAACATATAAATCGCAAACGTCGGCGGTGTGTTGTATAGCGAATTGCTTTTTTGGTGCGTCCGGTAGTCGAGCATCGTCGGCAGCCCGTCCGGAATGCGTTCAAGCAAATCGTTGCGGAGGATGACGACCGTGACCCCCGACGGGCCAAGATTTTTTTGCGCCCCGGCGTAAATCAAGGCAAACTTGCCGACATCAAACGGCCGACTCAAAATGTCGCTTGACATATCAGCGATAAGATCAGCCGGCACATCCGGGAACTCCTGCCATTGCGTGCCGAAAATCGTGTTGTTGGACGTAATATGGACGTAGGCAGCATCCTTTGGCCATTTCACGTCGTCCAACGCCGGAATATGCGTGTAGTTCGCCTCTTTGCTTGACGCGACGACTGTTGTCAAGCCGACTTTTTGTGCTTCTTTCAGCGCTTTTTCCGACCATGCGCCGGTTAAAATGTAGCAGCCGATTTTCCCTTCGGTGAGGAAATTCATCGGCACCATCGAAAATTGCAGACTCGCCCCGCCTTGCAAAAACAAAACATCATAGTCATCCGGTACGTTGAGGAGCCGTTTGAGCCGCTCTTGCGCCGCACGATGGACGGTATCATACTCTTTGCTCCGGTGGCTTAATTCCATCACCGACATGCCGGTGCCCTGAAAATTGAGCAGCTCCTTTTGCGCCCGTTCGAGCACCGGCAGCGGCAACGCCGACGGGCCGGCATTGAAATTGTACGCGCGTTTCATTGTCATCCCTCACTTTATTGTCCAAGTAGTCCATTTGATATTACTATCCTAACATGAATTTTTAAAAAAGAAAGGGAATTTTTCGAAAAAAGCGTTTTCAAATGATGCTTTCCAAAAAAGAAAGCCCTTGGATCTTACAAGGGCTTCGCCTGCTTTCGCCGTTCTCGCTCTTGGCGGATGCGCTCCATATAAATTTCCCCTTCTTTTTCAATGAACACCTCATCGATTTCCCGCTCCCGCGCCGCTGTTTTCACGGTCATATAGCCGCTGAAAATAATGCCGGCAACAACTAAGTAAATCCACCACGGCAAGCTAAGCATCGCCATCCCCCTTTTTCATGTGCTTGTCTTACTAAACTATACGCGCAAGCAGACAACCGTATGCATAAAGAAAGAGACGGACATGCCGCCTCTTTCTTCGGGACAACGCTTATGCTTCGTTTCGCTCTTTCTTTTTCCTCTTCGCTTTCCTCCACTGTCGGCGCAGCTCATTCAACTTTTCTTTCGCCTGTTCGTGCTGAGTCGTTGGGACGATTTCAATGACCGGTTCGATCACGCCTCATCCCTCCTTTGCATGACGCTATTTTTCATTACCCGCTTTCTTTGGTGCTGAAACAGCCAAAAACGCCGGCTTGTAAAATGAACGGTTGTCAAGGGCAAAAATGCGTTCCGTGAACTCACCCGGCTTCACCTTTTCCAGCGCGCGGTCGATCATATTCATTTTCGCATCCAAATTATCAATATAATGAAGCACTTCCGCCTCTTTGACAAGCGGCGGCTTCGGGCTGCCCCACTCCGCTTTGCCATGGTGCGACAGAACGAGATGCTGCAAAATGACGACTTCTTCACCTTGAATGCTGAGCTGCTCGGCCGCCTTGCTAATTTCGCTGACCATGATTGAAATATGACCGAGCAAATTGCCTTCAAGCGTATACACCGCCGATACTGGGCCGGACAGTTCGATCACTTTGCCAAGGTCATGCAAAATAATGCCGGCATAAAGCAAGTCTTTATTGAGCGACGGATACAAACGGACAAGCGCCTCAGCAAGTTCGAGCATCGAGACGACGTGATACGCCAGTCCAGAAATAAACTCATGATGGTTTTTCGTCGCCGCTGGATACTCAAAAAACGGCTTTTCATATTTCTTCAGCAAATAACGCGTAATGCGCTGAATGTTTGGATTTTCCATGGAAAATATGTAATCCATCACTTTCGCCTTCATTTCCTCACGAGTAAGCGGAGCAGTCTCTAAAAAATCATCAACACGCACCGCTTCGCTCGGATGGGCGGGGCGGATCGAGCGGATGCGAAGCTGCAGTTTGCCGCGGTAATTATGAATATCACCGACCACTTTGACAATGCATTCCGGCGCGTACCGTTCCTCATCGTCAGGAGACACATCCCACAGCTTTGCTTCAATGTCGCCGCTTTTATCTTGTAAAATTAATGTTAAAAACGGCTTGCCGTTGCTGGCAATGCCTTTCGTTGCGGATTTGATGAGCAAAAAGAGATCAACTTGTTCCCCAACCTCATAATGGATGATGCCTTTCGCCACTTCGTTCTCCTCCGTTTCTCTGTACGTATTTTCTAGTATATCATAACGGGCAAAGGGCAAAAAGAAAGCCTTGCCGAAACGGCAAGGGAACATTAGCCCAAACGGCCCGTCCACTGTTTATTTTTTTGTCAGCTGGATGGCCTGTTTTATATCCTTGAAAATGTTCATTCGTCCATACATCAGCACGCCGCCTCGGTACACTTTGGCGCCAAAATAAATGAGCAAGGCAATCGTCGCCGCCAAAAGCGCAAGGCAAAGCGCCACTTCCCATCCCGGCACGGAAACGAGGCCAATGCGCAAAAACATGAGCATCGGCGCGAAAAAGGGAACGAACGAAGCGCCGGTCACGAACGCCGACTCTGGCGCATTCAAGCCAAACATCGCGATCATAAAGGCAGCGACAACCAGCATCATGACCGGCGTAATCGCCGGCTGTACATCCTCAACCCGGCTGACGAGCGAACCGAGCACGGCAAACAGCACCGCGTACAAGAGGTAACCGAGCAAGAAAAAAACGAGTGCATACACAAAGATTGAGGCCGGCAGGTGATCCAATCCGAGGAAACGCCACACTTCCTGTCCGCTCGTTTTTAACGCGGCGAACGCAACGGCGAAAAACACGAAAAATTGCGTCAAGCTGACAAGCGCAACGCCGATGATTTTGCCAAACAGCTGTTGGACTGGCGGGACGCTTGACACTAAAATTTCCATCACGCGCGACGATTTTTCCGTCGCCACCTCCGTCGCGATCATGCCGCCATACATCAAGACGAACATATACATCGCGAACAGAAGGACATAAACGAGAGAGCGCGCTTCGTTCAGCTCCTCTTCCGTCTTCGCGTTTTTTTCCAATGCCACCTTTTGGAACGGAACCGGTTTGGAAAGCTCCGCCATCTGTTCATCCGTCAGCCCGAGCTTAGCAGCTGAAAGTGCTGTTTTCAGCTGGCTTAGCGCTCGTTCCAACACCTCAGGCGTCTGATTGTCCACAATCGTATTGGCATAATACACCGCTGCCGGCAATCCTTCCGCATCCATCGACAAGACGAGCAATCCGTCCCATTTGCCTTCTTTGACCGCTTCTTTCGCTTCGTTTTCCATATCCGTAATTTTCGTCAACGCGATTTGATTATGGTTTGCCTGCTTCGCAAGCGGACCGTACAAAGATCCCGTGCGGTCAATGACCGCGACATGAGGCTTTTCATCACCGGTGAAAAACTCAATGATCGGCTGAATGTTGGCCACCCCGATGATCAACAGGCAAGTGATGGCAGTGGTCACCAAAAATGCTTTCGCCTTCAGCTTCGTCTGATACGTATGTACCGCCACAAGGAAAAACTTATTCATACGCCGCACCTACTTTTTCAATAAAGATATCATTCAGAGACGGTTCCTCCAAGGCAAACAGACGAACCGCGAATTTTCCTGCTATATGACCGAGTATCGCTTGCGCCGTCTCCTCATTGGCGATTTGCAGCCGCACCCCTTCCGCCGTCCGCTTCCACTGCAAAACACCAGGAAACCGCGCCAATTGTTCAAACGGTCCGTCTCCTTGAATGATAAGAATTTGCTTGCCAAACGAACGTTTCAGTTCACGCAGCGCTCCCGCCACCACCGCGCGGCCGCGGCGCAAAATGCATACATGCTCGCACAACTCTTCGACGTGTTCCATCCGATGACTTGAAAAAACAATGGTTGTTCCGTTTCGTTTTAAATCAAGCACCGCCTCTTTCAACAGCTCGACGTTTACCGGATCAAGTCCACTGAAAGGCTCATCTAAGATTAATAGATTCGGTCGATGAAGCACAGCGGCAATAAACTGGATTTTTTGTTGGTTGCCTTTCGACAACTCCTCAACCCGCTTGTTGGCGTAATCACGGATATGAAAACGCTCGAGCCAGCGATTGATTTCTGGGACAATATCGGCCTTTTTCATTCCGCGCAACCGTCCTAAATACAAAAGCTGCTCTTGCACTTTCAACTTCGGATACAATCCGCGCTCTTCCGGCAAATAACCGATCAGGTGACTTTTAGAGTAATCAATCGATTCTCCTTGCCACCGAATCGTGCCTTCTGTCGGCAATAGGAGCCCTAAAATCATCCGAAAGGTTGTCGTTTTTCCCGCTCCATTTGCCCCAAGCAATCCAAACATTTTCCCTTCTGGAACCGTCAACGTCAAATGATCAACAGCCGTCGTCTGACCAAATCGCTTCGTCACATCAATGATCTCTAAACTCATCCACATTCCCCCAAAATAAAATGAAATTTCCACCCCTATATATAACGTCTACCACCTAAAAAAAGTTTCAACCACAAGCAGGAATTTTCCTTATGATTCGCTAATGAAAAAGAAGTGAATCATGATTCAGCGAAGGGAGATGTTCACATGCCGACGTATACGTTGACCGCTTTTGAACGTAATGGAGAAAAGTTGCTTGATGAGACATTTGAAGCGGCCAATGATGAGGAAGCAAAAAAAATCGGCGAACAGAAGCTGCGCGAACGCGGCTGTTTTGATAAGACACATCGCTGCGTCAACGCAAGCGGCAAGCTGATTTTGTTTCACCGCTAAGCGAAAACACCCCGGGCGCCCGGGGTGTTTTCGCTCAGCCAAACAAGGCGGCCATGATGGTCAATTTTTCTTCTGTATATTCCATAAAATGTTCGTTATACACCTTCGGCTCTTTCGGATTCGCCTGACGGGTGAGTTTCCTTGTTTTCGGGTCGACAAATTTGCTTGACGCCCCGCAGCCGAGTCCGATGATCGACTGCTGCTCTTCCATGATCATAATATTGTAAATGCTCTCATGTCCCGGCAAGGCGTAACCGACATTTTCGAGATTGCCGAGAATATTTTTTTGCCGATACAAATAATACGGCACATAACCATGCTTGCTCGTCCACTCTTCGGCCGCTTTCATCATCGCCTGTATTTCTTCGCGGCCGGCGACTTTATACTTTTGTTTGTTTTTCGTCATTTCCGAAGCCCGCTTAAACGACAGCGTATGAACGGTGAGCGACTCCGGCATGAGCCGTTCCGTCTCGGCGAGCGTATGCGTAAACTCCGGCAGCCCTTCGCCAGGCAGGCCGATAATTAAGTCCATATTAATATTGTTCATCCCCATTTTTCGTGCCAAGTGAAATTTGTTGATCGTTTCCTCAACAGTATGATGGCGGCCGATCGCTTTTAACGTCTCTTGGATATACGATTGCGGATTGATGCTAATGCGGTCGATCCGCCATTTTTTCAAGACGTCAAGCTTTTCTGGCGTAATCGTGTCCGGCCGCCCAGCTTCGACGGTTATTTCACGGATGCGGTCGACATCTGGAAATACGTTGTACATATGGGCGTACAGCCGGTCCATTTCCTCGGCCGTAATGCTCGTCGGCGTCCCGCCGCCGTAATAAATCGTCGTAATCCGGATGCCGCGTTCGCGCAAAAAGCGGCCGACCGCTTCCATTTCGTAATGAAGCCCGGCTAAAAAGGCGTCAACCGACCCTTGGCGGCCGTTGATTGCATACGCCGGAAACGTGCAGTACGCACATTTCGTCGGACAAAACGGAATGCCGATATAAATGCTCACTTCATGGGCCAAATCGTACAAGTCCGGCACCACCGTGAGCTGGCGGTCAACGATCGCTTGCATGAGCTCGATTTTTTCTTTTGTTACTAAATATTCTTGCGCTAGCTTCCGATGCGCCTCTTCTTTCGTCATCCCGGAACGCAGCAGCTGATGAAGCAGCTTCACCGGGCGGACGCCGGTTAAAATGCCCCACGGCTGCACGATGCCGGTATAACGTTCAAGAAGCGTTATATACACATGGAAAACCGCGTTTTTCAACTGTTTTTCGCGCGCTTTTCCATCGGCTTCAGCCGGCGCCTCATGCTCATGCCCGGCCTCCTCGACGCGCCCGGACGTCCGATCCGCCAGCGTTCCGGAAACGGTGATGCGGCCGTTCTCGTTAACAGTAAACGAAACGGAGATATCCGCTTCCGGAAGCGGCGTAAATGAAAGCGCGGCCGATTCAAAAAACAGCTCGCTCATCACTTCGAGCGGACGCTGAAACCGTTCGGGATTCGGCAGTCCTTGAATTTCGATACGCACGTTCATCACCTTTTCTGTCAAACTTCTTTCAGTGTACAGAACTGCTGTTTCCCTCGTCAAGCGGAAGAATGCACCTCCCCCGCCGCCTTTACGGGAAAGCGCCGCTTCGATCCAGGTGATGAAAAAATCAACGATGCAAACAGACCACAGATCGTTTCTCGATGGCGGTTTCAGAAAGAAAAAAAGAGGTCTCCAACACAACGGGACCCCCTTTTTTCAATAGGCTATATATACATTGAACGGTTTCACAATTCGATATGCTCTGTCCCACTAGAGAGCAGACCGCTTTTGAGTCAGTCCCCTCCCTTGCCGTTTACTGTTTCGTTTTAAGTTTTTGCAAAAATTCGATTCGCTGTTGTTTGCGGAAATGTTCTTTTACCATGTAAGCGACGCCGAGCTGTTCGTTCGAGCGCGTCACCCAGTCGGCTGCCCGCTTCACCTCGGCCGGCGCATTGCCCATGGCGACGCCAAGCCCAGCCGCCTCAATCACCGGCAAGTCGTCAACGCCATCGCCGATCACTACCGTTTCTTTGAGCGATACGCCGATATGCTGAGCGAGCCGGCGCAGCCCAGCGAGCTTGGATACGCCTTGCGGGACAATTTCCATTTTTCCGCCCGGCTGCATAATCATATCAATGGACGGAACGGATTTCGCCAGCACAGCCGCGGCTTCATCCCGCTCCGCATCCCCGGCAAAATAGACATCCATTTTCGGCACGGCCATCGGTTCGTCGATCAGCACATCGCCGAGCGAATCGACAAACTGGGTCGGGTAGAAAAACGGATCGCTTGACGAGAGCACTGTCTGTACGACGAGATTTTTTTTCACTTTTTTCCGGTTGCCGAGCGAATACCGCTCATGCATCAGACGAATATTGCAGTTAAAGTTTTCCAAAATCTGCACAATGTTAAACGTCCGCTCTTCTGGAATTACCGCCTCAAACAGCTTGTCATCAAGCGTTTTGCCGATGATCGCCCCTTGAAAGGTGATAAGCAACCCATCAAGCCGCAGCGCTTTGGCCACTTTGCGGGCGGAGAGCAAATTGCGGCTCGTGATTAATGTGACGTAAACCCCTTTTCGCTTCACATAGTCGACCGCCTCTTTCGTTTCGCGCGGCAGGCGGCCGTTATTTTTCAAAATGGTTCCATCGATGTTGAGCGCTAACAGCTTATACACGGCTGTCTCCCCCTTTTGTCCGTCCCTCGTTTTCCGTCAACTTTCTTTGACGCCGCCTCTTCATCTGCTAGCGGCAGCTTTGCATTTCCTGTCATTCTCATGACTATGACAGAACGGACAAAAAAAGAACACCCGACCGGGTGTTCTTTCCTATTTTTCTCCCATCAACGAACGATGCAACTCTTCGAGCGGTTTCATGGCGATCTGTTGGACTTCAGCGATCGTCATGCTCATTTGCTGCTCGAGTGCCATCAAGCGAGCTAATTTGGCGTTTTGCTGGGCGAGCGCCATCGCCTTTTGCGCCTGTTCCATTTCATCCGGCAAGATGGCCGCTCCGCGCATTTGTTTTTCGTGCAGCCGGAGCTGAATGTCGCGGAAGTTGGCAAACAGCCGGTAGGCGGTTTCATCACGACGGACATCTTCGTACGCGTGTTTCAGCTGCTGAAATGGCTGGCTCGCCCGAATCGCCTGCTCAAGCTGTCTGGCGAGCGCGTGAAGAGATTCAGACATAAAAAGAGCCTCCTACACGAATATCGTTCACGTTCTAACGTATGCGCCAACGGGCGGCGATATGCCCAAAGCTACAGCCATAAGCCGATCGTGCCTTGAACGGCGCCGATCAGCGCGCCAAGCAAAGCGCCCAAATACGTAATCATTTTCAGCTCGCGGCGGGCAATTGATAAAATGATCGCCTCTAATCTTCTTAGTGAAAACGACTCCACTTGATCGCGGACAATGTCTGCCAATCCAAGCTGCGCCACGATTCCCTCGATCTTATCACCAAGCACATGGATCGCTTTGCCCGTTGCCTGTGGAACGAGACGGTCAAACAGTTCCTGTTCATACGGAGCGACAAGCTCGGCGATGGGGCGGTGCAGCCAGCCGTTGCTCCGCACAAGACGACGGGCGGCGGCGCGCACCGCCTCGTGAATACGCTGGCGCCCGATCATCCCTTCCACAGCGGCCAGCGGATAGTCGAGCCACTTGTTCCATTCCGTCCAAAGAAGGCGGGCTAGCATCGTTCTTGTACCGGCATGGCGTAAAAATTTGCTCAGCTCCGATTGCACTTTATCAACGAGATTGACATTGCCGAGCAACATGTGCAACATGCCTCCGACCATCCCTCTCTCTTGGAAAAAGCGGTCAACCATGCCCGCCAGCTGCCGTTTTCCTTCTTCGCTGCTGAAATAGTCAAGCACCCGGTCAGCCAAGTAGTCGGCCAATGTGTCGATGCGCGCCTCCATCGCCCCCTTCAATTCCGGCGGCAATAGATCGCGAATAGGCCGCAGACGCCACGTTTCCCCCCATCGTTCATACGCCTGCTCCGCTTGTTCAGCTGCCAGCTCACTAAGCCGCTCATCAGGCAAATGGACGCTGAGGCGTTCAAGCAGTTGGGCCGGTGTTTCCCGGCGCGAAAGCCACCGTTTCAACCATTCGCGCCCCCAATCAGCCGCCCCCGCCGCGAAGGCAGAATCGGTGAGCTTGCGCCGCAGCCCTTCCGGCGTCACTAAATGCTCAACGACCGTTTTCCCGAGCTGTTCGGCGAGTTCCCGCTTCCGTTTCGGGATCAAGCCGGGAGTTAGCGGCAGCCGCTTCCCGCCTATGTAGATTGGTTCATATGGGCGAAACAACATGACGATCGCGATAAAGTTCGTCACCCCGCCGATGAGCGCCCCGACCGCCATCATAAACACCAAATAAACGAACGTGTCCATCGTCTTCCCCTTTCGTCCGTACCGCTGTCACCAAACGGCCTCCCCCATCATACGATACGGTATAAACGTTTGCCTAATTTTCCATTATAGAGCTTACCTGACGAATGCGCAAATGAGGGACTGCGATGAGCAAACAACGAACCGTTGCCGTGCTGACGGAAATAAAGGAAACAAGTGAACAAACATCGTTTAGGTCCATTCATCGTTTTTGCGAAGAATTGGCGCAATACGGGAAAGAGCGCGGCCTCTTTTTTTACGTCACATCGCCGTCGCTTTACTTGCAGCGCACCGGCTATCAATGGATTGACGGCGAGTGGGCGAAACGGGACGTGCCCCCGGCTGACGTGGTCTACAACCGGCTTCACTCGCGGCAATCGGAACATTCTCCTTTGTTCGCTGAATTGCTCATCCGTCTTGCCGAGGAAGGCGGGGCGATGTTCAACCGCCGTTTTTTGCATAAATGGGAAGTATACCGCCTGTTCGAGCGTCACGAATACTTGCACCCGCATTTGCCCAAAACGGCGTTATGGAGCAGCGAGGATGTGCTGGAGTCATTTCTCGGCGCCTTCCCATCCGTCTTTCTCAAACCGATCCACGGCAGTCAAGGACGGGGGATCTTCTGCCTTGAACGTTCAGACGGCGGAATTCGCCTTCGCCATTCCACTTCCGCTTCAGCAGCCATATACAGCTCAACAGACACATTAGCTTCCGCTTTACGGCGACGAACGAAGCTGCCAATGATCGTTCAACAAGGGCTTGAGCTCCGCACGCTTGACGGCCGCCCGGTCGATTTCCGGCTCCTTTGCCATCGCGTCCGCAACAATCATTGGCGCGTCACCTCAGCCGTTGCCCGCGTAGCGCCGCCCGATCAGTTTGTGGCCAACCTCGCCCGCGGCGGGGAACTGATGGCGATCAATGCGGTATTGCGGAAATGGCATACGGCGTCGGACGCCTTCCACCAAAAACAGCTTCTCAAAGAAATTGCAATTGAAGCAGCGACTGTGCTCGCGTTCGAGGCGGAAGGGCTGTACGGGGAGTTTGGCATCGATCTCGCCATCGATGTTCATGGGCAGCCATGGATCATTGAGGTGAATACAAAGCCGTCGAAACAGACAGAGACGACGGCTGCCTCACAAACCGTTCGCCCGTCGGCGAAAGCGATTATTGACTACTGTTTGACACTGATAGAGGAAAAGGAGTGAACGACATTGATTTCACTCGGTTTTGTCACCCTTGACGAACAGCAAGAGCGCGGGTATTGCACCGAGGTGGCCAAACGCGCCGGGCGCTACGGCATTTCGGTTTGCCGTTTTTCACCGTTAAATATCGACCCGCAGACGGAATATGTTCACGGCTCGATCTTTCAGGCGGAAACGAGCGAATGGACCGACGCCGTCTTTGCTATTCCGCCGTTTTTATACGACCGTTGCTTTTACGGCTATGACGATCGTTCGAAAAAAGCGAAACCGATTATGCATTGGCTGAAGCAGCGGCCGGATGTAGTCTTTTTAGGCTACGGCCTGCCGGGCAAGTGGGAGGTGTACGAATCGCTTTCCTCTCACCCGCTTCTGTCAGCGTATGTACCGCCGACCATCCGCCTCGAGCGCGCCGATGACATGCTCGAACTTCTCCGCCATGAACACGCCGTCGTCGCCAAACCGGTGCACGGCTCCGGCGGACGCGGCATTTACATCATTCAAAAACAAGGAAAAACGCTGTCCGTCCAGGACGGGTTTGGCCAAGAACGGACGGTCATCGCCCGCCGGAAAGAACTCGAGCGGCTCATCACCTCTTTGAATCGCCGCGACGGCTATGCGCTGCAGCCGCTTCTTTCGCTGTCCACTCCGGCGCGCGAACCGTTTGATCTCCGCTTTTTCTTGCAAAAAGATGAAACGGGCCGTTGGATCGAACAGGTGCGGGCTGTGCGGATCGGACGCCCGGGAACATGGGTGGCCAACGTCCGCGCTGGTGCCGATATTCGCCCGTTCGCCGATTGGCTTGACCACTTGCCTTCTCCCAAGCGCATCCTGGTGCTTGACGGCATCGAAACGATCATTCGCACACTGCCAACTTATATCGACAGTGAATTCGGACCGCTGTTTGAGATCGGCTTAGACCTTGGCGTGACTGACAACGGAGCGGTCTGGATTTTGGATGTAAATTCGAAACCAGGAAGAAAAGTAATCAGTATTCTCCCGCCGGAGCAGCAAAACGACATCTATGAGGCACCGCTCCGCTACTGTTTGTTTCTAGCAAGCGAGGTGAATCACCGATGACCTATACGTTACTCATTGATGACAAAGGGAAAAACACCGTCACCTTGCCGGCTTCGTTGCAAACATCCGGGCAAACGGCAGCCGCGTTTGGCAGCCTGCTTGTCCCGTGCCGAATCGTTTCCTCTTCCGCACTTACTGACTGCGTGATCATAACAAGCGACATCGCCCGACGCCTGTCCATTCCGTTTGCTGCTAACATCCATGTCTTTTTGACGGCGGAGGCCGTCCACCTCGGCCCGCTCGTCGGCATTTTGACCGCCGGGTTCACCAAGTCGCTCCATCGCCCAGTTGGAAGCCGGAGCTTCTTTTTCGCCAAGTTGCTGGCACAAGAGAAGCAAGTCGGCGGGTTTGCCTTTTTGTTCGGCACTTCTCATATCGACTGGGAAAACGGCATGGTCAACGGTTATTTTTATACGGAACGAGGCTGGGAGCGTCATATCGTGCCGTTGCCGACCGTGATTTACAACCGCCTGCCGAACCGGCGCATCGAAAATGACGAAACATTTCAAACGATCACTGAGACGCTGCAAACCGCCTATGGCATCCCGGTCTTTAATGGCCATTTTTTCAACAAATGGGAGATTTACCGCCGGCTCGCCTCCCATCCCGAAGCGCAGCCATACTTGCCGACGACAGCCGCCCATATCACATGGCAGACGGTCGAACAGTTTCTTGCCCGCCACACAGAGGCATACGTAAAACCGGCCGACGGCAGCCTCGGCCGCGGCATCTACCATTTAACGAAAAAAAATAATGTCTACGAATGCCGTTTTCGCGATGAACAAGGGGAAACGAAAACCGCTCTGTTTCCGACCGCTATGGCATTATGGCACCACTTGCTCGCCAATGCGCCGCTTCACCGCTATGTCATCCAGCAAGCTGTGCCGCTCATGACCGTCAATGGCCGGCCGACGGATT
Proteins encoded in this region:
- a CDS encoding YheC/YheD family protein; this encodes MTYTLLIDDKGKNTVTLPASLQTSGQTAAAFGSLLVPCRIVSSSALTDCVIITSDIARRLSIPFAANIHVFLTAEAVHLGPLVGILTAGFTKSLHRPVGSRSFFFAKLLAQEKQVGGFAFLFGTSHIDWENGMVNGYFYTERGWERHIVPLPTVIYNRLPNRRIENDETFQTITETLQTAYGIPVFNGHFFNKWEIYRRLASHPEAQPYLPTTAAHITWQTVEQFLARHTEAYVKPADGSLGRGIYHLTKKNNVYECRFRDEQGETKTALFPTAMALWHHLLANAPLHRYVIQQAVPLMTVNGRPTDFRVHTNKNEYGQWQVSAIAAKIAGRQSITTHMNSGGIVKTLEEIFPDTVQRETVLTRLHHAALTLSRCLDETSETLIGEIGFDLGVDKQGRIWMFEANSKPGRSIFKHPGLKEADERTALLPLAYAVHLSKTALTEPEALWP